From Planctomycetia bacterium, a single genomic window includes:
- a CDS encoding chromate transporter, with product MAKRNATPPPAPGRMQPPAWRTWLAIGATGFGGPAGQLAILHREVVDRRRWMTDEEFVAAAQFCALLPGPEAQQLATYAGWRTGGLRGGLLAGTLFVLPGAAIVTAVAWLHAAGGDLPLVAAAFAGTRPAVVALVVMAAWRLGRRAITSDTATLICLLAAIAFACGASLPVVVAVAAAWGWLVPEWLTDARGPTGTAAPAAQAGDVHRVWTVAAGFVAVWVGAYMAVVGLDLAGGRGASLATLFTETTLLSFGGAYTVVPWALDEGVARGWLGAAERADALAAGEATPGPLILVVTFIGFLAGWKAGGADPALAGLEGAAVATLFAFIPSFAMVLALAPFVRSIMVARRPAAALAAIGAVVVAGIAVLSLKLARDAFLPGGRLDPLALAIGGAALVLLARYRTPAPVVVAAAAAVGCLAAG from the coding sequence GTGGCAAAGCGGAACGCGACGCCCCCGCCGGCGCCAGGCCGCATGCAGCCACCTGCCTGGCGCACGTGGCTGGCGATCGGCGCCACCGGTTTCGGCGGGCCGGCGGGCCAGCTCGCCATCCTGCACCGGGAGGTAGTCGACCGGCGCCGCTGGATGACCGACGAGGAGTTCGTCGCAGCCGCCCAGTTCTGCGCGTTGCTGCCCGGCCCGGAGGCCCAGCAACTGGCGACCTACGCCGGCTGGCGGACCGGCGGGCTGCGGGGGGGCCTGCTCGCCGGCACGCTCTTCGTCCTGCCCGGCGCGGCGATCGTCACGGCGGTCGCCTGGCTGCACGCCGCCGGGGGTGATCTGCCACTCGTGGCCGCCGCTTTCGCCGGAACGCGTCCGGCGGTCGTGGCGCTGGTCGTCATGGCGGCGTGGCGGCTCGGCAGACGGGCCATCACCAGCGACACGGCGACGCTGATCTGCCTGCTCGCGGCGATCGCTTTCGCATGCGGCGCCTCGCTGCCGGTCGTGGTGGCCGTGGCGGCCGCCTGGGGCTGGCTCGTGCCCGAATGGCTGACCGACGCCCGGGGGCCGACAGGCACCGCGGCCCCGGCAGCGCAGGCCGGCGACGTTCACCGGGTCTGGACAGTCGCGGCCGGATTCGTCGCCGTCTGGGTCGGGGCCTACATGGCCGTTGTCGGTCTCGACCTTGCCGGCGGCCGCGGAGCGAGTCTGGCGACGCTGTTCACGGAGACGACGCTCCTTTCGTTCGGCGGCGCCTATACCGTCGTGCCCTGGGCGCTCGATGAGGGTGTGGCCCGGGGCTGGCTCGGGGCCGCGGAGCGGGCCGACGCCCTGGCGGCGGGGGAGGCGACGCCCGGCCCGTTGATCCTGGTGGTCACGTTCATCGGCTTCCTCGCCGGCTGGAAGGCAGGGGGCGCCGATCCGGCGCTGGCCGGCCTGGAAGGGGCCGCGGTGGCGACGCTGTTCGCGTTCATCCCGTCGTTCGCGATGGTGCTCGCGCTGGCGCCTTTCGTGCGCTCGATCATGGTCGCCCGGCGGCCGGCGGCGGCGCTCGCCGCGATTGGGGCGGTCGTCGTGGCGGGGATCGCGGTCCTGTCGCTGAAACTCGCCCGCGACGCCTTCCTGCCCGGCGGCCGGCTCGATCCGCTCGCCCTGGCAATCGGCGGCGCTGCCCTGGTGCTGCTGGCCCGCTACCGGACGCCCGCGCCCGTCGTGGTCGCCGCCGCGGCAGCCGTCGGTTGCCTCGCTGCCGGCTGA
- the ligA gene encoding DNA ligase, whose protein sequence is MTAAAAATIARLRAEIRHHDRKYYVQAAPEISDRDYDRLIEELRRLEERHPDLVTPDSPTQRVGDEPVPELQPVRHRVPMLSIDNTYSTADLAAWGERVERLLHGDGHEPEPIGWVLELKIDGVAVSLTYEAGLLALAATRGNGVSGDDITHNVRTILGVPLRLDLPRPPETIEIRGEVYMTNSDLVTLNEAQARQGLPPFANTRNVAAGSIRLLDPRECAARPLRFFCHGVGDATGLGVESQTGLLGWASQAGLPVAPGTRVFSSLAALVERGSELIEELHGLDFEVDGFVVKVDRFDQQRRLGATAKSPRWAIAWKFEKFEATTTLTGIRVQVGRGGTVTPVADLEPVELAGTTVRRASLHNADEIVRKDIRIGDVLVVEKAGKVIPHVVRVEKHLRKKPLPAWEFPRRCPECDTGLVKDEDGVYIRCPNVDCPARSRERLRFFASRGAMDIEGLGDKLVEQLVAGGLVNDYADLYGLTVGTLAPLERMGEKSAAAVVAQIAASRDRGLVRVLNAVGIRHVGPRVAALLCERFPTIDALQAAPVEELAAVPEIGPVIAASVHDWLASDFGRRTIAGLRSAGVRLDVPAAERTAAGPLTGKTLVVTGTLAGFSRQDAEEAIRRAGGRAASSVSKKTDYVVAGAEAGSKLATARRLGVTVLDEAAFTALLAGHDPRG, encoded by the coding sequence GTGACTGCAGCGGCCGCCGCGACGATTGCCCGGCTCCGCGCGGAGATCCGGCACCACGACCGAAAGTACTACGTCCAGGCCGCGCCGGAGATCAGCGACCGCGACTACGACCGACTCATTGAGGAGCTGCGCAGGCTCGAGGAGCGGCATCCCGACCTCGTCACGCCCGACAGCCCGACGCAGCGGGTCGGTGACGAGCCGGTGCCCGAGCTGCAGCCGGTTCGGCATCGTGTGCCGATGCTCTCGATCGACAACACCTACAGCACCGCCGACCTCGCGGCCTGGGGGGAGCGGGTCGAGCGGCTCCTGCACGGCGACGGGCACGAGCCCGAGCCGATCGGCTGGGTGCTGGAACTGAAGATCGACGGCGTCGCCGTGTCGCTGACCTACGAGGCCGGCCTACTCGCACTGGCCGCCACCCGCGGCAACGGCGTCAGCGGGGACGACATCACCCACAACGTGCGCACGATCCTTGGCGTGCCGCTGCGGCTCGACCTCCCCCGGCCCCCGGAGACGATCGAGATCCGGGGCGAGGTCTACATGACGAACTCCGACCTCGTGACCCTCAACGAGGCCCAGGCCCGGCAGGGGCTCCCCCCCTTCGCCAACACGCGGAACGTGGCCGCCGGCAGCATCCGCCTTCTTGATCCCCGGGAGTGCGCCGCCCGGCCGCTGCGGTTCTTCTGCCACGGCGTCGGCGACGCCACCGGCCTCGGCGTGGAGTCGCAGACCGGACTCCTCGGCTGGGCGTCGCAGGCCGGCCTGCCGGTGGCCCCGGGGACCCGGGTTTTTTCATCGCTCGCGGCGCTCGTCGAGCGGGGCAGCGAACTGATCGAGGAACTGCACGGCCTCGACTTCGAAGTGGACGGGTTCGTGGTCAAGGTCGATCGCTTCGACCAGCAACGCCGCCTCGGGGCCACGGCGAAGAGCCCGCGCTGGGCAATCGCCTGGAAGTTCGAGAAGTTCGAGGCCACCACCACGCTTACCGGGATCCGCGTGCAGGTCGGCCGCGGGGGCACGGTGACGCCCGTCGCCGATCTCGAGCCGGTCGAACTCGCGGGCACGACCGTCCGCCGGGCGAGCCTCCACAACGCCGACGAGATCGTTCGCAAGGACATCCGCATCGGCGACGTGCTCGTCGTGGAGAAGGCGGGCAAGGTGATCCCGCACGTCGTCCGCGTCGAGAAGCACCTGCGGAAGAAGCCGCTGCCGGCATGGGAGTTTCCCCGGCGCTGCCCGGAGTGCGACACCGGGCTCGTCAAGGACGAGGACGGCGTCTACATCCGCTGCCCCAACGTCGACTGCCCGGCCCGCTCCCGGGAGCGGCTCCGGTTCTTCGCCTCGCGCGGGGCGATGGACATCGAGGGGCTCGGCGACAAGCTCGTCGAGCAGCTCGTCGCCGGCGGGCTGGTGAACGACTACGCCGACCTCTACGGGTTGACGGTCGGGACGCTCGCGCCGCTGGAGCGGATGGGGGAGAAATCCGCGGCCGCGGTCGTGGCCCAGATCGCCGCCAGCCGCGACCGGGGGCTGGTCCGCGTGCTCAATGCCGTCGGCATCCGCCATGTCGGGCCGCGCGTGGCCGCGCTGCTCTGCGAACGGTTTCCCACGATCGACGCCCTGCAGGCGGCTCCGGTCGAGGAGCTCGCCGCCGTGCCTGAGATCGGACCGGTGATCGCGGCCAGCGTCCACGACTGGCTGGCGAGCGACTTCGGCCGGCGCACGATCGCCGGGCTGCGGTCCGCCGGGGTCCGGCTCGACGTGCCGGCCGCCGAGCGGACCGCCGCCGGCCCGCTCACGGGGAAGACGCTCGTCGTCACCGGGACGCTGGCGGGCTTTTCCCGGCAGGATGCGGAGGAGGCGATCCGGCGGGCCGGTGGCCGGGCGGCGTCGAGCGTGTCGAAGAAGACCGACTACGTGGTGGCCGGTGCCGAGGCGGGGAGCAAGCTCGCGACCGCCCGCAGGCTCGGGGTGACGGTGCTCGACGAGGCGGCCTTCACGGCCCTGCTCGCCGGGCACGACCCGCGTGGCTGA
- the rfaF gene encoding lipopolysaccharide heptosyltransferase I: MPAPRSIVVVKLSAIGDVIHGVPVAVAIKRAFPETRIGWAVEGRTADVLAGHPAIDHIFRLPRGWLKSPRAVHGLRRQLLAFRPDVTLDLQGLLKSGVASWLSGARLRIGPARPDAREGSWLAATHRVAVQATHVVDRNCELLAPLGIPARPAEFAMPHWPVSRLRMQHWLAAQRLAQRPVILNPGAGWRSKLWPLDRFSATARGMRRLHGQPVIVVWGGDAERAAAERIVADAADAAIMAPATSLQDLGELCRLAGLFISSDTGPLHLAAAVGTPCVGLFGPVPAERNGPYGPGHACVEPPAGLRPAWEDRKTDLRSMAGIEVPSVLAAAESLLAAARQAA, from the coding sequence ATGCCCGCACCCCGCTCCATCGTCGTCGTCAAGCTCTCCGCCATCGGCGACGTGATCCACGGCGTGCCGGTGGCCGTGGCCATCAAGCGGGCCTTCCCCGAGACCCGCATCGGCTGGGCCGTCGAGGGGCGGACCGCCGACGTGCTCGCCGGCCACCCGGCCATCGACCACATCTTTCGCCTGCCGCGCGGCTGGCTCAAATCGCCCCGGGCCGTTCACGGGCTCCGGCGCCAATTGTTGGCCTTCCGCCCCGATGTGACGCTCGACCTGCAGGGGCTGCTCAAGAGCGGCGTCGCCTCCTGGCTGTCCGGCGCACGGCTGCGGATCGGCCCCGCCCGGCCCGACGCGCGGGAGGGATCGTGGCTGGCGGCGACGCATCGCGTCGCGGTTCAGGCGACGCACGTCGTGGACCGCAACTGCGAACTCCTCGCGCCGCTCGGCATCCCCGCACGGCCGGCCGAGTTCGCCATGCCGCACTGGCCGGTGAGCCGGCTGCGGATGCAGCACTGGCTCGCCGCGCAGCGGCTCGCGCAGCGGCCGGTGATCCTCAATCCCGGCGCCGGCTGGCGGTCCAAGCTCTGGCCGCTCGACCGGTTCAGCGCCACGGCGCGCGGCATGCGCCGCCTCCATGGCCAGCCGGTGATCGTCGTCTGGGGTGGGGACGCGGAGCGGGCGGCCGCCGAGCGGATCGTCGCCGACGCCGCCGACGCTGCGATCATGGCGCCGGCGACGAGTCTGCAAGACCTCGGCGAACTGTGCCGCCTCGCGGGCCTGTTCATCTCGTCCGACACCGGCCCGCTGCACCTCGCCGCGGCCGTGGGCACGCCGTGCGTCGGGCTCTTCGGTCCGGTGCCCGCCGAGCGGAACGGCCCGTACGGTCCCGGCCACGCCTGCGTCGAGCCTCCCGCCGGGCTGCGGCCGGCCTGGGAGGATCGGAAGACCGACCTCCGCTCGATGGCCGGCATCGAGGTGCCGAGCGTGCTCGCCGCCGCCGAATCGCTGCTCGCCGCGGCCCGGCAGGCGGCCTGA
- a CDS encoding alpha-glucan phosphorylase — translation MSQAEELSARTAPSKGTAARVNGSVLPTILPPPRLDELSPQNLYDKCMALARNLWWSWHPEVTNMFRELDPIRWRQLDHNPIALLAEFTPERLEARAAELVLYSRINQAYRRLKEYLAAESTWSTVNAGVLGSKPVVYFSAEFGIHESVPIYSGGLGVLAGDHIKSASGLGVPLIAVGLFYDQGYFRQQLDVDGYQHEEYLQSRVETLPIEPAVGLDGQPITVQIDTRGGPLFAKVWKMAVGRVSLYLLDSDVEGNSPEDRELTSRLYGGDTRVRIRQELILGVGGVKAIRAMGIVPGVYHLNEGHSVFATLEAVRGRMERDGYPFDDAARRVARQTVFTTHTPVPAGHDRFDNHQIEEHLGPTRDALGISHDHLMGLGRVEPHNNTEPFCMTVLGLKMSRRANAVSALHGHVSRRMWASLWPYRVEEEVPIGHITNGVHVPSWLSWQMLQLYDRLFPANWFRRMGEPDIWQKIHECDPGELWETHYALKNLLLQFVRRRLARQCRRRGECDEAIEQARTLLDPNVLTIGFARRFATYKRADLLLAEVDRLHGLVTDRDRPIQVIYAGKAHPADEPGKALIRKIANLRHDARFAGRVVFVEDYDINVARHLVQGVDVWLNNPRRPLEASGTSGQKVVLNGGLNCSILDGWWAEAFDGRNGFAIGRGETHFRDEITDGRDGEALFKVLEQEVIPLFYDRDADGLPRAWIRMMMNSISSLAWRFSAHRMVMDYARSCYVPAAGGLSCDMTTR, via the coding sequence ATGAGCCAGGCAGAAGAACTCTCCGCACGGACCGCCCCCTCGAAGGGCACCGCGGCCCGCGTGAACGGCTCCGTGCTGCCGACGATCCTGCCGCCGCCCCGGCTCGACGAGCTTTCGCCGCAGAACCTGTACGACAAGTGCATGGCGCTGGCCCGGAACCTGTGGTGGAGTTGGCACCCCGAGGTGACCAACATGTTCCGCGAGCTCGACCCGATCCGCTGGCGGCAACTCGATCACAATCCGATCGCGCTCCTTGCAGAGTTCACGCCGGAGCGGCTCGAGGCCCGGGCGGCTGAGCTCGTCCTGTACAGCCGGATCAACCAGGCCTACCGCCGGCTCAAGGAATACCTCGCCGCCGAATCGACCTGGAGCACCGTCAACGCCGGCGTGCTCGGGTCGAAGCCAGTCGTCTATTTTTCAGCCGAGTTCGGCATCCACGAATCGGTGCCGATCTACTCCGGCGGCCTCGGCGTCCTCGCCGGCGACCACATCAAGAGCGCCAGCGGCCTCGGCGTGCCGCTGATCGCCGTCGGCCTGTTCTATGACCAGGGCTACTTCCGCCAGCAACTCGACGTCGACGGCTACCAGCACGAGGAATATCTGCAGTCGCGGGTCGAGACGCTGCCGATCGAGCCGGCGGTCGGGCTCGACGGCCAGCCGATCACCGTGCAAATCGACACCCGCGGCGGGCCGCTGTTCGCCAAGGTCTGGAAGATGGCGGTCGGCCGCGTCAGCCTGTACCTGCTCGACTCCGACGTCGAGGGCAACTCCCCGGAGGACCGCGAACTGACGAGCCGGCTCTACGGCGGCGACACGCGGGTCCGGATCCGCCAGGAACTGATCCTCGGCGTGGGGGGCGTGAAGGCGATCCGGGCGATGGGGATCGTGCCCGGCGTCTACCACCTCAACGAGGGCCACTCCGTCTTCGCCACGCTGGAGGCGGTCCGCGGCCGGATGGAGCGGGACGGCTACCCGTTCGACGACGCCGCCCGCCGTGTCGCCCGGCAGACGGTGTTCACGACGCACACGCCCGTGCCGGCCGGCCACGACCGGTTCGACAACCACCAGATCGAGGAGCACCTCGGGCCGACCCGCGACGCCCTCGGCATCTCCCACGACCACCTCATGGGCCTCGGCCGGGTCGAACCCCACAACAACACCGAACCGTTTTGCATGACGGTGCTCGGCCTGAAGATGTCGCGCCGCGCCAACGCCGTCAGCGCCCTCCACGGCCACGTCAGCCGGCGGATGTGGGCGAGCCTCTGGCCTTACCGCGTCGAGGAGGAGGTGCCGATCGGCCACATCACCAACGGCGTCCACGTGCCGAGCTGGCTGTCGTGGCAGATGCTCCAGCTCTATGACCGCCTGTTCCCCGCCAACTGGTTCCGCCGCATGGGCGAGCCCGACATCTGGCAGAAGATCCACGAGTGCGATCCCGGCGAACTCTGGGAGACGCACTACGCCCTCAAGAACCTGCTCCTGCAGTTCGTCCGGCGCCGGCTGGCCCGGCAGTGCCGGCGGCGCGGCGAGTGCGACGAGGCGATCGAGCAGGCCCGCACGCTCCTCGACCCGAATGTTCTCACGATCGGCTTCGCCCGCCGCTTCGCCACCTACAAGCGGGCCGACCTGCTCCTCGCCGAGGTCGACCGGCTGCACGGCCTGGTCACCGACCGCGACCGGCCGATCCAGGTGATCTACGCCGGCAAGGCCCACCCCGCCGATGAGCCGGGCAAGGCCCTGATCCGCAAGATCGCCAACCTCCGCCACGACGCCCGCTTCGCCGGCCGCGTGGTGTTCGTCGAGGATTACGACATCAACGTCGCCCGGCACCTCGTCCAGGGCGTCGATGTCTGGCTCAACAACCCGCGTCGGCCCCTCGAGGCCTCGGGCACGAGCGGCCAGAAGGTCGTGCTCAACGGCGGCCTCAACTGCTCGATCCTCGACGGCTGGTGGGCGGAGGCCTTCGACGGCCGCAACGGCTTTGCCATCGGCCGCGGCGAGACGCACTTCCGCGACGAGATCACCGACGGTCGCGACGGCGAGGCGCTGTTCAAGGTCCTCGAGCAGGAGGTGATCCCGCTGTTCTACGACCGCGACGCCGACGGCCTGCCGCGGGCCTGGATCCGGATGATGATGAACTCCATCAGTTCGCTGGCCTGGCGGTTCAGCGCCCACCGCATGGTGATGGATTACGCCCGCTCGTGTTACGTCCCTGCCGCCGGCGGCCTGTCGTGCGACATGACGACCCGCTGA